In the genome of Arachis hypogaea cultivar Tifrunner chromosome 9, arahy.Tifrunner.gnm2.J5K5, whole genome shotgun sequence, the window tattattattcttattttttttttctatgattgCAGGTTTTGAAGATAGCCGTGAAGGTATGTTATCATCCACTGCAATATATTTACCGATTTGATATCTGCTACAGTTAATCCTTCTATTTACTTTAGAAGTTAGATAGATTTCAATGATGTGTAAAAGATATTCAAAGTCAACTatgtttaaattagtttttttcaATCATGACTggattttatgtaatttttattgGACGAATTATTTATCACAGTATAGCAGCCTAGTTTCCGCATTAGCCAACTCTGGCTCTTTGGTGTGCAGTGTGCACTATTAACGGTTGTGAATACTGAATAGGACAAGATTTATCCACTGCTTTGATATCCAATACTTTGCATCACTGCTTTGAAATTGTAGAATAAACTCAAGGTCCAATATGCATTTGAGATGAGGTTACAGTGGGTTTCATCTTCCTAAAATAGTAAAGGAGAATATTCTTTAGCAACATACAACATTATGTTACCAACGTCCATTTTGAACAAGTACTTATAAATTTTGAGGTGGCAGTCATCAGTAGTCAAATCATCAACTGATGAGTTGAAGACATGGTTACTAAAGAGTTGGTACAAGGACAGCTACACTGTTTATAATTTGCTATTTTTTGTGATTAGATCATAAAAAATCTGTAGAGAATTTGGTATGCAGATAACGATAAATTGGCTAGCCATAGTTAAGGAGTTTAAAGGCTTTAAGCTTGTTATCTTGGAAAATGATCAACTACAAATTTAGATTGAGCTCATTCCAAGAGAAGATATTCATCAAGTTACATTTCAAACATTCTCCGACGATTGGCGATCAGAAGGCTTAACATTATCATGTTCAATATTTGTCTCTGATCTGCGTCTTTTTGAAGGATATAGCAGGTAATGTTGGCATATGAAGAGGATGTCAAAGAATACCGACACCTGCAACAGTTTATTCCATCAATTAGCACGAAGAATTGATAAATTTTGAGTTATTGATATAGCTCTTTTATGCACTGAGTTCATATTTCTTCCTTTAAAGAGAAACCAAATCAAGAGAATTATTCATACCAGGGATAATAGTAGTTTCCCTATGTTTCCATAAAAGTTGACCCAAGAGCCTGAAAATCAAAGGCAGAATTTGGAAACTGTTTGTTGAAACTACAAACCTAAACAAGTGAATCACTTGGTAAAGAAAATTACATACCTTGATCAACAGATTGCATAACCATTTGTAAATAGTTTGCTATGCCTCCAGACAAGTCTAGTAGAATGTTACCAATGCTCCAACCCTCTGTACTTTTTCTTCTAAAGTTCATCACTGCCTGTATTGATCAGTATAAATATCTCTTCTTTAGGTTATGTATTTGCATTTGCACAACTTAAATTTATGTCTCTGAAATTAATATCACTGGAATAGATTCTAACCTGaggaatatattttataatagtcATGCATACTTGGATTCCACTGCaggaaaatcaatttcaacaaaaattagaaacaatTTTTAAAAGACAAATTTCTTTTAAAACCAATGAAAAATTATTGATCCTTCACATGCAAATAGTTTAAAAATCAACAATGGCAAGTTAAGTAATGCAATTATGaccaaataaaaataatgaaaataggtAACATACCTGAAAATAGAGAGTAGCCAAAGCCAATGATGATTGTGCAAAGATACAAAGAAACACACTGCTGCAATTGACCAAGCAACAAGAAGGATTCCAAGGGCGATTTTAGAGATTCTTTGTCCTCCGCGCTACATGAAAATGTCGAACACTTTTAGCATAATTatgaactcaaaaaaaaaaaaaagaaatcaataAAGAAAAGAGTATAGAGGTATAACACTAACTTCATAGATTGCAATCTGAAACAAGGAAATTGCAGTCAGCAGAACAGCATGAGCTGAAAAAGCAACATCATTTGCCGCCACTGGTATCATCTAAAATAAATTAAGCCacaaattcacaaacattaatAAGATTCCATATATAATTAGAGGAGTTAACAGTAAACATGTATGGATACAGAAACAAACCTCTTTTTGACCATATTTGTCTTTGTACTGTTTCTGAATAGCAGAACTAAAGTACAGAGAAGCATTGTATATAAGATAGGCTGTGTGCTTGGTCAGATTCAGCACTACAAAATCAAAGTTCAACCCCACCACACTAAATCACAAGACAAAAGTTAAAAGGGTCATCAAATATGTTGATACTTAGGAACTCTTTATTTCAagttatgcatatatatatataatatacctCTTCCTTCTGAAATTCAGAATGACTTGTGGATAGAAGCTGATTGACCAACAAGCAAAAGCAAACCAGCCAAGAACTTCATAGGAAACGTGGAGAGGAACTGAATTCCAAGAAGCCATAGTTAGAATTTTAGTGTCTCTTTGTGAAATGGAAGACCCCACCAACTCCAAAGATGCTTTAACGCAATAATGGTATTTGTATTTTGTAGTGTTCCTTTATAGTTTATACCCCGTGAGGCCGTGACCACTAGATAAAAAGATGGATCTTAAGTCTTCCCTTTTATATGGGATGGATATGAATGTATTGAACCAAAATTGTGACTTAAAGGAGCATTCAGGCATTCACAACAGTATTACCATAAATAGAATGTAGCTGTTCTTTGATTGAGTTGTAGCTTGTACGTATTTCGGTATTTTTTGACCACTTGGTCTGAATTGCGTCAAGATGCATTCCGAGGAGAAAAGAGTGAATACGCTATCCGATCCGTCACAATTATTTTAAAAGGACAACGaagtctcaaaaaaaaaaaattaaaaacactcATTTGATCTTTTTTTAGACGGATTAGTCTCtatgcaaaaaaataaataaataaataacattgacTTTTTTTGGTACAAGGACTAATGAATTCCATAAAAATTCATTTAAAGTCTTAAGCACAAAATAATTTGTTTCCTAAAACTTATAATATATATTCAGTGATAATTAACcaaattaacatttattcaattgATAATTATGTTAGTAGGAGAGTTCgttaatttgatttacttttagcTTTATCTTTAAGTCCTTCTTATAAGTAAAAAAtgtgtgtattttttattaattaaataaattttagtttttgtatatattatattttttatcaatagttTAAATTTGAAAGAATAATCTGTTAATTAAGCTaactatttttttgaaatattataaacaaaataaaactcaaactctAATAACTTATTTGTTATTCTTAATATTTCTGAAAAGCATTAGTatttaaaagatatattaatatatgtttatattctatataatgaaaatataaaaaatattaatacataatttttttaaaaaataatttttattattataatctaaaaacattattttttaatatttctatgacttaaatacaaaatattttatttaaattatatattaatttatattttaattaattctattttGATATGAATTAGTGTACTAACTACTAAACAAAAGAGAAGAGAGATCGTTTGACTCTTTTACTGTAGATTAAAAAATGGTTTTCAGTTTTCACCTAACCTAACTGTGTAAACTgttaccaaaataaaaataaaataaaaaaaataaaaaataaaaaatactatttatatattaaaatctgttattaaaattaatcatcaatatatttatataaatatatatatataatttaatttattttaatatatatttatattttaatatatattttatagtaaCGAATAATTTTGGTATACGCTTACCATAACCCTTAAAAAAAAGTAACTGCGTTAGTGGTTTCACATTCACCGCTTTCACGATTCTCACAATTCACAGAAACACTGCTTCCTCCTTCAATCCCTAACTATCTCCTCTCAACTCCGGCACCGTCACCGCTCACCAGGAACCTTCGGTATTCATCTTCTTCATTGCACTTCATGCTTCTTTTTATATTTCAATCTTATTTACCTTTCCAATTTTCAGTTCACATAGTTGACAATAACGTAGGAAATTATTTGGCTGAGTCATGTTACTCTTATTCTCTGCAGCAAAACGAATTCCTAAACCAGAACCAATTCTACTTGATTCAATTCCAGAACTAACTTTCTTGAGAGACAAATTTTGACAATGCCGAAACAGAATCAAAGGAATTTAAGTGGAAAGGTAGCTATTAAAAGAACTCGAAAAATTGATAGGATTAGTAGCTTACCGGATTCTTTGCTTTGCCACATCCTCTCATTCCTTCCAACAATAGAAGCCAAGGCCACCGGCGTCCTTTCCCGCCGGTGGCGCCACCTCTGGAAGGAAGTCCCAGTCTTGTACTTTGAGGATGATCCCTTTAACCTCCCTGGATTATCAGATGATGAAGTTGAAGAgtactttgttgattttgttgatAATGTTGTTGCTCAGCACAAGGTCCCCCACGTTGAAAAGTTCAAACTCGAATGTAGTGTCTGTGGAGAAGATACTCTCACAAGGTGGATTTCCTCAGCTGTTGGACCACACCTCAAGGAGTTAGATCTCTGTCTTTGTATCTACCGTGATGATTACCCCGAGACTTGCGACTTGCCTCCAAGCGTTTTCACTTGCGCCTCACTCGAGTCCCTCGCTTTGAAGTACCGGATTTATCTGTATTCTCTTCCGGATGTTTGTCTGCCATCCCTCAAGAACCTAGAATTGGATACCATCTATGTGAATCCTGAGAAGGTTTTATCTGGTTGTCCTGTTCTTGAAAATCTTAAGCTAATTTTAGGGGCCTTTCCCTTAAATCCTGGTATTAATTATCCTGCAATCCACATGCCTCATTCCTTGAAGAGGTTAACCTTTGCAGATAAAAGTCGTGAAGACTCTCTTAAGCTTCTTGAAGTAGATACCCCATCTCTTGAATACCTAGATATCAAACTCCAGGGGCATTATTTAAATGTTTTGTTTAGCCATTTTACCAACATGGTGAAAGCACAGCTTGATATTTACCCACAAGATAAGCATCTTGATTGGATACCTGAGCTTCTCAAAGCACTTCGCAGCACAGAACGTCTAGTGTTGAAACTTGATACAACAACGGTAATATACTTCTGTTATCCTCATGATCTCTTGAACAAAACTTTACATTGTTAATTTCTGAAATGTTCATATTTGTAGTTTTGTTTGTAACATCTTGTTGTTTTGTGCATGTAGTGCTTACTTCGTGCTCCAGCTCTAAATTATCCGGAATTTTGCCGTTTACATAATTTAGTGATTGATATTCCATGTTCGAACTCGGCATTTCTAATAAACTTAATTCAGCATTGTCCTATACTTCGAGTTCTCATAATTTACAATCAGAAGGTGTGCGCACTCTTCAAGTTCAGCCTTATGTctatatctaatttttatttgcttgcattttttgaaagtaTTGTCGTTTCTTGTTGTCAGGGTGGATATTTTTGCTCAGAGAAACATAGTGAACCTAGCAGTTGGACACCGCCAGCCAACGATCCTATTTGTGTTACATCGAATCTCATGATTCTTGGATTTTCAGGTTATCGAGACTCTGCAGATGAACATGCATTTATTGCCTATATTTTACAAAAAGGACTTGTTTTGGCAATAATGAAAGTTCTTATTAATGTTGAGCTTCGCCCGAAGAAAACATATACAATTCGCAAGAAATTATCTACTCTACCGAGGGGCTCTAAGACAGTCCATCTTATAATTAAGTGACTAATCAGCACTTATGTGGTACATACCTTTCACCATCTCTATCTCGATGGTTTTTTTATGTCAAAACTATACAAAGTTGTATGGTACTAAGTGTTTTCGTCCTGGTTCCATAAAATGGAAAAATCTGAGTCCAtgctcaattttatttttatgtcagTTTTACACCTGAATTCCTCAAATGTTTGTAGAACCTTTTGATTACTTTTCCAAAACACTAAGTTGTGTGGTATGATGCCGTGGGCTTGCAGAAATAGGCACTTTAACTTAGTAACGATGGTTAGGATTGATAGTTTGGAAATACACATTTCCGTCTTTTGATTCTACCTTAGGAATTAGGatgtttataatatttcaaagaaTCAGCATTTTGATAGAGCATGGATAGCCTGTTGTATAAATCTGTTGTTGAAGCAGGTTGATGGCAACTATGCACCATCTTTGGCAATACCAAATCTTTGACTTATTCATCTGTTATGTCACAGAGAGGTTATAGGATTTGTTTAATACTTAGTTGCTGGGGCTGCATTAGAACGGCATATTCCGTTATAGAAGTTATGATATCTGCCGAGTAATATTGTATTCCTTCGATGCATGATGCTTTTTCtaccttttcttgtttttttccaTTTACTCTTAAGGTTGTGTACTTCTAAAAGATGTATATTTCATGTCATGATTTGATAATTGAGTTTCCTGACTACAACTGATTTTATGTAACTCTTGAAGGAAGAATTACGTTACATAATATAGCAGCCTAGGTTAGGCAGTTGCCATATCTGTTTCTTTATTCTTCACTGGTGGAGATAAATATGATCTGATTTGAGGAACATTTCACCTTTTATATTTGCAGTCCCTTTTTGCTTCACTTGAAATGTTTGATGACTCTAGTCCTTATCACTCCTTAGTAATTGAAGACTATAGTC includes:
- the LOC112709939 gene encoding cystinosin homolog, whose translation is MASWNSVPLHVSYEVLGWFAFACWSISFYPQVILNFRRKSVVGLNFDFVVLNLTKHTAYLIYNASLYFSSAIQKQYKDKYGQKEMIPVAANDVAFSAHAVLLTAISLFQIAIYERGGQRISKIALGILLVAWSIAAVCFFVSLHNHHWLWLLSIFSGIQVCMTIIKYIPQAVMNFRRKSTEGWSIGNILLDLSGGIANYLQMVMQSVDQGSWVNFYGNIGKLLLSLVSVFFDILFICQHYLLYPSKRRRSETNIEHDNVKPSDRQSSENV
- the LOC112709940 gene encoding FBD-associated F-box protein At5g56370, with product MPKQNQRNLSGKVAIKRTRKIDRISSLPDSLLCHILSFLPTIEAKATGVLSRRWRHLWKEVPVLYFEDDPFNLPGLSDDEVEEYFVDFVDNVVAQHKVPHVEKFKLECSVCGEDTLTRWISSAVGPHLKELDLCLCIYRDDYPETCDLPPSVFTCASLESLALKYRIYLYSLPDVCLPSLKNLELDTIYVNPEKVLSGCPVLENLKLILGAFPLNPGINYPAIHMPHSLKRLTFADKSREDSLKLLEVDTPSLEYLDIKLQGHYLNVLFSHFTNMVKAQLDIYPQDKHLDWIPELLKALRSTERLVLKLDTTTCLLRAPALNYPEFCRLHNLVIDIPCSNSAFLINLIQHCPILRVLIIYNQKGGYFCSEKHSEPSSWTPPANDPICVTSNLMILGFSGYRDSADEHAFIAYILQKGLVLAIMKVLINVELRPKKTYTIRKKLSTLPRGSKTVHLIIK